In Actinoplanes lobatus, the DNA window GGTTCGGTCTATCTGCAGCGGGCCGAGGTCGGCGGCGGTGTGATCATCCGGGACGCGACGGTCGGGCAGGGGTTGCGGCTGGCCGGTTCCCGGGTCGGCGGGAACGTGGATCTGACCAGGTCGAGGTGTGGTGCGGCGGCGGACACCGGGGCGGCCGTCAATGCCGGCGGGATGGTGGTCGGGGGTGGGTTCTTCAGCCACGATCTGGTCGCTGACGGCGAGGTCAACCTGATCGGTGCCCGGGTGGCCGGCAGTATCACGTTGCAGCGGGCGGTGCTGCGCGGCCGTGCGGGCCGGCATGCGCTGCTGCTGATCGAGACGCAGGCGCGGATGCTGACGTTGCGGCCGGCGGCGGAGTCGACGGGGACGATCAGTCTGCGTGACGCCCGGGTGGGGCGGCTGGTCGACGATCCGGTGAACTGGCCTAGCGGTTGCCGGGTGGAGCTGGACGGGCTCACCTATGAGCGGTTGACCCGCCGGTCGGAGGATGTGGACGGGTGGACGGCCGGGCAGCGTCTGGACTGGATGGCGCGGTTCACGACGGGGGCCGCGCTGGGGCCGTACGACCAGTTGGCGGCGGCGTTGCGGCGCGACGGCCGGGAGCAGGAGGCCCGGCAGGTGCTGGTGGTGCGCGAACGGCTGCGGCACCGGGCGAAGGGCCGGCTGGGCGCGCTGTGGGGTGCGGTGCAGAACGTGACGATCGGGTTCGGTTACCGGCCGGGCCGGGCGCTGTTGTGGCTGCTGGCGGTGGTGGCGGCGAGTACCGGCTGGTTCGCCTGGTCGGGTCCGTTGCGGGCGGTGAAGCCGGACGAGTCGCCGACCTGGGATCCGTTCCTGTACAGCGTGGATGTGCTGGTGCCGCTGGTGGATCTGGGTCATGACAAGGCGTGGGATCCGGTCGGCGTGGACAAGGCGGTGACGCTGGCGGTGATGGCGGCCGGCTGGATCCTGGCGACCACCGTGGTGGCCGGTGCGGGCCGGGCGATCAACCGCGGCGGCCAGTAGGTCAGCGCAAGGATGCCCAGGCGGCGATGGCGGCCCGGTTGGCCAGGCCGAGTTTCGCGCCGATGTTGCGGATGTGGGTGTCGACGGTACGGGCGCTGATCCGTAGCCGTGCCCCGATCCGGGCGCTGGTGAGCCCTTCGGCGACCAGGCCGGCGATCTCTCGTTCGCGGGTGGTGAGGCCGCCGCCGGGTGGGGCGGACGCGCGGCGGGAGACGGGTTCGCCCAGCGCGATGCGGATGGCGTGGTCGTGGCCCTGTTCGCCGGCGGCCGTCTCGGCGGCGGTGGTGTCCGGGCCGAGCAGCGTCTCGATGCGGTCCCGGGCCCGGGTGCGGGCGTCGTCGAGTGCCCGGATGCCGGTCAGGTCGATGCCGAGGCCGCGGTGCCGGGCGGTGGCGGCGCCGAGCAGCCAGGCGGCTCGGCCGGCCTCGTCGGTGTCGTCGCCGCGGGCCGCGATGATCCAGGCGGCGAGTTCGATGCTCCACGCCTGGCCCCACCGGTCGTCGAAGGACCGTTGCGTGTCGAGGCACGTCGTGAGCAGCCCGGCGGCGGTGTCCTGGTCGCCGTCGCGGTGGCAGGCCAGGGCGGTGGCCCACAGCGCCCAGGTCAGGGCCACCGGGGAGCCGGCCGTCTCGGCTCGTCGCCGGCAGTCGGCGGCGAGATCGCGCGCGTTCGCATCGCCGGTGAAGGCGGCGCCGATCGCGGCCAGCAGCGGGGCGGTGTGCCGGTCGCCGGCGAAGACGGCGCGGGCGGTGGCGAGCGGGTCGCCGTCGAGGTCGCGGGTGCGGCCCAACTGGGTGACGGCGACGTCGAGGAACCCGAACACGAACGGGGCGCGGGTGCGGATCAGGTCCCGGGCCAGGGTGTGGGCGTCGTGGTCGGCGCCGGTGGCGAGGCTGTGGTCGATGGCGGCGACGATGTCGGGCAGTTCGTCGCGTACGGCGGTCAGCACGCTCAGTTCCCGGGTGCCGAACCAGCTGTCGGCGGCGGCGGCCAGGGTGTCGCGGACGTGGTCGCGGTGCCGGTCGCGGGCGGCGCCGGCGGTGTCGCCGAGTTGTTCGAGGCCGTAGGCGCGCAGGGTGCGCAGCATGGTGAACCGGGCCGGGTGGGTGTCGGTGGCCGCGGTCAGCACCGACTTGTCGACCAGCCCGTCGAGGTCGCCGGGTGCGGCGGCCGCGGTGAACGGGGCGGCGAACACCGAGCAGGCGGCCCACAGTTGCCGTTCCTGCGGGGTGCACTGCCGGTGGCTGAGGTCGACGGCGGTGCGCAGGCCGGGCAGCAGGGTGAACCGGTCGGCGGTGTGTTCGGTGAGTTCGGTCAGGGACATGGTGCGGGCGCGGTCGGCGGCGAGTTTGATCGCCAGCGGCAGTCCGTCGAGTTCGGTGCAGAGCCGTTCGACGGCCGCCCGGTCGGTCAGCGCGGTCGCGGCGACGCCGCCGGCTTCGGCGAGGTCGAGGAACAACCGGACCGCGTCCGGCGGACCCAGCGGGGGTACGGGCAGTGCGTACTCGCCGTCGATGCCGAGCCGCCGGCGTCCGGTGGCCAGGATCCGCAGCCCGGGTGCGGCGCGCAGCAGCGCGGTGGTGGCGTCGGCGGCCCCGGGGATCCGGTCGCAGGAGTCCAGGATGAGGACGGTGGGCAGCCCGGCGAGGTGCGCGAAGACCGCGTCGGGGTGGGCGGTGTCGTGGTCGGGGATGCCGAGGGCGGCCGCGAGGTGTGCCCACAGTGGGGCGCCGGTGGCGAGGTCGGCGTAGCGGACGCGGCCGAGCCGGACGGCGGCGCGCAGGGCCAGCCGGCTCTTGCCGACGCCGGCGGGACCGGTCAGAGTGAGCAGCCGGGTCCGGCGCAGTCGCTCGGTCACGGCGGCGAGCAGGTCGTCGCGGCCGACGAACGGGCTCAGATCGAGCGGCAGTTCGCCGCTGTGGTCCCCGATCATCGGCGCACCATACCGGCTACTACGTAGACGCGGTGGCACCCCCTAGGTGATTGGCCAGATGCGACAGTCATCATGATCAAGCAATATGGCGTCAGCTCGCCGCGGCCGGTGCCGCCGGCCGCCCCCTTGAGTACCTGGGCCGTCCGGTACCGGCCGCGGCGCCGTGGTGAGGTGTCAAAAAGGGGCTTCCCCATTCGGGGAGGCCCCTTTTTTCGTCGAACCGGTGTCAGAACCGGAACTTCGCCACCAGCGTGCGCAGTTCCCCGGTGACCTGCCCGAGTTCCTGTACGGCCTGGTCGGACTGGTTGACCAGGTCGGTGGTGTTGCGGGCGACCGATGCCACGTTGCCGATGTTGGCGGCGATCTGGCCGGAGCCGCCGGCCGCCTCGGAGACGCTGCGGTTGATCTCGTTGGTGGTGGCGGTCTGCTCCTCCACCGCGGACGCGATCGTGGTCTGGTACTCGTTGATCTGCTCGATCACCTCGGCGACCTCGCTGATCGCGGTGACCGCGCCGGCGGTGTCGGCCTGGATGGCCTGGACCCGGCGGGCGATGTCCTCGGTGGCCCGGGCGGTCTCCTGGGCCAGGTCCTTGACCTCGCCGGCGACGACCGCGAAGCCCTTGCCGGATTCGCCGGCCCGGGCGGCCTCGATGGTGGCGTTCAGGGCCAGCAGGTTGGTCTGCTCGGCGATGCTGGTGATCGTCTTGACGACGTCGCCGATCTCCCGGCTGGAGGCGCCGAGCCGCGACACCGAGGCGGTGGTGGTCTGCACCGCGGTGACGGCGCGGGAGGCGACGATGGCGGCCTCGTTGGCGCTGGTGGAGATCTCCCGGATGGAGGCGCCCATCTCCTCGGAGCCGGCGGAGACCGTGTGCACGTTGCGTGACACCTCGTCGGCGGAGGCGGCGACCAGGTCGGCCTGCATCGACGATTCCCGGGCGCCGTCGGCGAGCTGCACGGACAGCCGGCCCATGCGCTCGTTGGTGATGGCCAGGGTGTCGGTGCCGTCGGCGAGGCCGCGCATGGCGGCGCCGATGGAGTCCAGGGCGGTGTTCATCGACCGGCTCATCTGGCCGACCTCGTCGGCGGACCGGTTGTCGAGGCGCTGGGTGAGGTCGCCGTCGGCGACCGAGGCGAGCACGTCGACGGCCTGGCCGAGCGGGCGGGTGATGCTGCGGGTGACCCACCAGGCGATCGCGGCGGCGACGGCCATGGCGGCGGCCAGCAGCAGGATCATCAGCGTCCGGAAGTCGTCGCCGATGCCGCGGGCGGTGGCGGTCTCCTGCTGGTTCATCGACTCCTCCAGGTCGATGAACACGTTGATCACGCGGAGCCATTCGGTGAAGGCCGGTTTGGCCTCGGCGTTGAGCAGGGCGACGGCCTTGGCCGTGCGGCCGGTCTCGCGCAGCTCGGTGACCTGGTCGACCAGGGGGAGGGTCTGTGCCTGGACCTCGTTGATCCCGTCGAGGGCGTCCTTCTCGGCGGGGCTGACCATCGACTCGTCGGCGAAGATGTCGTTCATCTTCGTCTCGGATTCGGCGTATTTGGCGGCCAGCTCCTCGATCTCGGTCTTCTCGGCGGCGACCTCGCCGTTCGCGGTGGCATGGACGAGGTCGCGCAGCGCGATCGCACGGTCGTGCACGCTTCCCCGGAAGTTGATGGCGTACCGCTGTTTGACGGCGTTCTGGTCGTTGATGACGGTGAGCTTGTCGTTGATCTTGTTAACTTGCACGACACCGGTCACCACCAACGCGACCGTGGTGAGCACGACGACGGAGAATCCGACTCCGAGTCGCCTTCCGATGGTCAAGTTCCTCATGACCCTCCATCGGCATGTACCGGTCGGACTTTAAGCTCTATGGTTCTTTGGTGAAGTAACCAACCGAAGGGGCTGAGATGTTCGACGATCGCAGCCCGATCTATCGGCAGATCGCCGACCAGATCAAGGACGACGTGCTGCGCGGGGTGCTCGCCGACGACCAGCAGGTGATGTCCACCAACCAGTACGCGGCCTACTACCGCATCAACCCGGCCACCGCCGCGAAGGCCTTCCAGCAGCTCGTCGACGAGGGCGTCATCTACAAGCGGCGCGGCGTCGGCATGTTCGTCTGCGCCGGAGCCCAGCGGCGGCTGCGTGACCGGCGGCGGGAGCGCTTCTTCGGCGAGGTGCTCGAGCCGATGATCGCCGAGGCCCGCGCGCTGGGCATCCCGGTCGCCGACATCGTGGCCCGCATCCACCAGCTCACCTCCCCGGGAGACGGCCGATGATCACCACCACCGACCTGTGCGTGCGCTACGGCGAGACCACCGCCCTGGACGCCCTCGACCTGGATCTGCCCGCCGGGCGCATCTACGGCCTGCTGGGCCGCAACGGCGCCGGCAAGACCACCCTGCTGTCCGCCCTCGCCGGGTTCCGCAAACCCAGCTCCGGCCGGGTGCTGCTGGACGGCGAGCCGGTCTTCGAGAACCCGCGCGCCACCTCCCGGATCTGCCTGATCCGCGAGGACGGCGGCCTCGGCGACGGCATCGACCGGCTCGGCGACATCCTCGACATGGCCCGGGCACTGCGCAAAACCCATGATCAGGGGTACGCGGCCGCGCTGCTCGACCGCTTCGGCCTGTCGCGCCGGCAGACGCTCGGCAGCCTGTCGCGTGGGCAGCGTTCGGCCTTCGGCATCGTCGTCGGCCTGGCGTCGCGTGCCCCGCTGACCATGTTCGACGAGGCCCATCTGGGCATGGACGCGCCCGGCCGGCGGATCTTCGCCGACGAGCTGCTGGCCGACTACGTGGCCCATCCGCGCACGTTCCTGCTGTCCACCCATCTGATCGAGGAGCAGAGCCCGCTGTTCGAGCAGGTGCTGATCCTGCACCGGGGCCGGTTGCTGCTGCGCGAGGACGTCGACGATCTGCGCACCCGCGGGGTGGCGGTGACCGGCCCGGCGACGCTGGTCGACGACTTCGTCACCGGCCTGACCGTGCTCGGCGAGCGCAGCCTGGGCCCGACCAAGGAGGTCACCGTCTACGGCGCGCTGGCCGAACAGGACCGCCAGGCGGCCCGCCTGCACGGTCTGCAACTGGGCCCGGTGGCCGTCCAGGACCTGTTCATCCACCTGACCGGAGGTGTCTGAGGTGAACCGCTGGCCGATCCTGCGTCATCTGCTGTCCAGTCACACCGTCGTGCTGGTGGGCTTTCTGCTCGGCGTCTACCTGCTGGTCGCCGTGATCGTGGCGGTGGCCGCGATGTTCACCGAGGTCACCGTGTCGGCGGTGGACATCACCGGCCAGGTGCTGCCGTGGCTGGCCGCCGGCTACGGCTACAGTGCCGCCGCCCTGCTGTCCACGGTGCTGACCCACGGCCGGACCCGCCGGGAGTTCCTGGCGCAGCACCCGGTCTTCCAGCTCGTGACGGCGGGCCTGCTCGCCGTCGTGGTCACCGGCGCGTACGCGGTGGAGGCGGTGGTCTACCGCGCGGCCGGCTGGGCCCGTACGTTGCAGGATCAGCGGGTGTTCGAGGCCGGCGATTACCCGATGATCCTGCTGGCGTATGTGAGCATGCTGACGGTCTGGATGATGACCGGCGCGCTGCTCGGCGGCGCCTTCTACCGGGACGAGGGCGGTGGTCTGCTGGCGCTGCTGCCGGCCGCGGTGCTGCTGAGCGTCAGCGGGGGAGCCAACGGTTTCCTCAGCCTGCCGTTCACCCGGTGGGGGCTGACCAGCGCGCCCGAGATCGCCGCGGTCACGGTCGTGGCGGTGGCGGCCGGCTGGGCGCTGCTGTGGGCGGTGCTGCGTGACGTGCCGCTGCGGGTCAGGGTGGCGGCGTGATGCGGCGGCTGCTGGTCACCGGCGCCACCGGGTCCCTCGGCCGGCGGGTGATGGCCCGTGCGGCGGCCGCCGGTTTCGATCCGGTCGGCGCGTCGCTGACGGCGTCGCCGGTGCGCCTGGACATCCGGGATCTCGCCGACGTACGGCGGGTGGTGGCGCAGGTGCGCCCGGACGCGATCGTGCACACCGCGGCCGGCCGGGACCGCAACGACTGGCCGGCCACCGCCGACGGGGCCGCCCATGTGGCGCTGGCCGCGGCCGGGATCCGGCTGGTGCACGTGTCCAGTGACGCGATCTTCTCCGGCCGGCAGGGGGAGTACGACGAGCAGGCGCTGCCCGATCCGGTGTACGCGTACGGGGCGGCCAAGGCGGCGGCCGAGACCGCGGTGCGTGCCGTCGATCCTCAGGCGGCGATCGTCCGTACCTCGATCATCCTGGGCGACGGGCGCGGCGCCCATGAGATCCTGACCCACGACCTGATCGCGGGCCGCGTGGCGGGCGCGCTGTTCACCGACGAGATCCGTAAGCCGGTGCACCTCGACGATCTGGCCGACGCGCTGCTGGAGCTGGCCGCCGGTGACTACGCCGGGGTGCTCAACGTGGCCGGGGCCGATGTGATCAGCCGCTACGACCTGGGGGTGCTGGTGGCGCGGCGCGACGGCCTGGATCCGGGCGCGATCCCGGCGGCCGGTCTCGCCGAGCTGGGCCTGCGACGGCCCGCCGACCTGCGGCTGGTCACCGACCGGGCGGAGAAACTGCTGAGCGTGCGGCTGCGCGGGGCCCGGGAATTCGTTCGAGCGGAGCTCCGGTGAGGCCGATACTGGCGCGATGAGCACCAGCCGCACGATCCGCGTCACCGTTCGCGGATCCTTCGACAACCTGTCCGACGCCCAGAAGGCCGAGCTGATCGCCGTCGGTGACCAGCACGCCGACATCCTCGCCGTGGAGTACACCGAAGACGGTCATCTCACCTACGACCTGGCCGCGCGGCCGTTCTTCTGCTTCCGGTTCGCCGAGCAGGTCGACGACGAGCGGGAGGTCGCGAAGGTGACGGCGCGTTCCGAGGCCAAGGCGGCGGCGTGGATGACCGAGCGCGGGTACGGCTTCAAGCGGATCACCTCGCAGACCGTCGACATGTCGGAGATTCCGCTCGGCAAACGCGGCCGACAGCGTCAACTTTGAGTTGACGACCGTCATGCCGTCAACCTAAGGTTGACGGCATGACGACGACGGTACGCCTCGACGACCTGATCACCGCGATCAACACCAACCACCCCGACGACCCGCTCGACCGCCTCACCGGCGCCGTCGTGCTCGGCGACTACCTCGGTGAGCTGTCCGACCACCTGATCGGCCACTTCGTCGACCAGGCCCGCCGCTCCGGCGCCTCCTGGACCGACATCGGCCGCAGCCTCGGCGTCAGCAAGCAGGCCGCCCAGAAACGGTTCGTGCCGCCCAAGGACGGCCCCGACCCGTCCGCCGGCTTCCACCGCTACACCGACCCCGCCCGCGCCGCGGTGGTCGCCTCGATGGCCCACGCCGCCCGGCTGCGCCACCCCGAGATCACCCCCGGCCACCTGGTCCTCGGCCTGCTCGACCAGCCCGGCTCGCTGGCCGCGGAGGCCGTCACCGCCCAGGGCCGCAGCCTCGACGAGGTCCGCGCCGCGGTCACCGCACCGCCCGGCGACGCCGAACCACGGCCACTGATCCCGTTCGACGCCCGCGCCCGCAAGGCGCTCGAGCTGACCTTCCGCGAGGCCCTGCGGCTGGGCCACGACCGCGTCGGCACCGGGCACATGCTGCTCGCCCTGCTCGAGGAGCAGGAACCCGAGGGCGGCCCCCTCGACCTGTTCAAGGCCGCCGTCGAGGAGGTCGTGATCGCCGGCCCCCAGGAGCCGTCGGGCGCACCCACCCCGGCGCGGTGACGGCGCGAACGCCGACTTGAGAAGAAAGTACGGGTGCACCCGAGCGGCAACCGAGAGTGCCCGCAAGCTGCACCCGTAGCAACGAAAAGTTCCCTGTGTCAGCCGGTCAGCCGACACAGGGGGATTCGAAATGACCGCCACCGCCCAGCCGAAGTCCGTCACCCGCGACCAGGAGCAGCTCATCCGCGACAACATGGCGCTGGTCGGTCACGTGGTCCGCGAGATGCTGTTCAAGGTGCCGCCGCACGTGCACCGCGACGATCTGGCCTCCGCCGGTTACGCCGCGCTGGTCACCGCCGCCCAGGCGTACGACGCCGAGCGCGGCATCCCGTTCGGCCGGTTCGCCGCGGTCCGGGTGCGCGGCGCCCTGCTCGACGAGCTGCGCAGCATGGACTGGGCCAGCCGGTCGGTACGGGCCCGGGCCCGCCGCGCCGACGTGGCACGCGAGGAGCTGACCCGGCAGCTGGGCCGTACCCCGACGCCGGAGGAGCTGGCCGAGCTGCTCGGTGTCGCGGTCGGCGAGCTGTCCAGCGTCGACGACGACGTGCAGCGTGCCGCCGTGCTGTCGTTGCAGGGTTTCACCACGGGCGCCGACGACATGGTCACCGAGACCGCGATGAACCCGGAGGAGCTGCTGCTGCACCGGGAGCGGCTGGGCTACCTGCACGACGCGGTCGCGGTCCTGCCGGAGCGGCTGCGGCGCGTGGTGGAGGCGACGTTCCTGCAGGAGCGGCCGCTGTCGGAGGTCGCCGTCGACCTGGGGGTGACCGAGTCACGGGTGTCGCAGCTGCGCACCGAGGCGCTGGCGCTGCTGCGCGACGGCTTGTCCCGGCACATGGAGCAGACCGACGCCCCGGCCGGCAGGGACGGCTGCGCGGCCCGCCGCCGGGCCGGCTACGTCGCGCAGATCGCCGCGCGCAGCACGATGAGCAGCCGGCTGTCGGCCACCGACCTGCACGGGCAGCGCCTGGCCGCCGCCGCGTGAACAGGATCCACCCGCCGGGGCCGCCGCACTGATCAGGTGCGACGGCCCCGGCGGCGCTTCAGGCCGCCGGGCGCAGCCAGACGTCTTCGAGACCGTCCTCCGGGTCCCACTGCTCACCGACCTTGCGGAAGCCGAATCCGGCGATCACCGCCCGGGAGCCGGCGTTGTCCGGCCGGATGCTGGCCCGGACCGCGGAGACCCGCGGGTCCTCGTCGGCGCGCGCCAGCAGTGCGGCGAGCATGGCCTTGGCGTGCCCGCGCCGCCGGTGGGCCGGATCGACCGAGTACGCGACCTCGACCACCCCTTCGCCGTCGGGTGGCCCGTGGAACCCGCCGTGCCCGACGACGATCCCCTCGGGTTCGGCGACGGCGGCGCGGGCGATCCAGTCGGCGGCCTCCGGATCACGGCCGATGTCGTCGAGGCGTATCTCCCAGAGCCAGCTCTCCTCGACGAGGTAGTGGCTCAGCGGGTGACCGGCCGCCGTGCTGGCGGCGTCGAGGTCTCCGGCCACCAGTGCGGTCAGCACGGTGGGGGAGAGTTTGAGGAAGCGGATGGACGACATGGCCGCATGATCACACACGGTGGTGACAGGCGGCACCATTCAGTTGTGCACAACTAAGTTGGGCACTACTGTTCCTGGCATGCGTGAGAGCACCGCCCTGGACCAGATGATCTGCTTCCAGCTCTACGCGGCCAGCCGCGCCATGACCTCCCTCTACCGCCCCCACCTCGACCCGCACGGCCTCACCTACCCCCAATACCTCGTCCTGCGCGTGCTCTGGCACGACGGCCCCACCACCGTGCGTGACCTCGGCCGCACCCTGCGCCTGGACAGCGGCACCCTCTCGCCACTGCTCAAACGCCTCGAAACCCAGGGCCACATCCGCCGCGAACGCGGCACCCACGACGAACGCACCGTCGTCATCCACCCCACCGACACCGGCCTCGCCCTCCAAGAGGCCGTCGGCGACCTCACCCAGCAACTCGTCTGCGCCACCGGGCTCACCCTCGACGAGCTCACCCAACTGCACCACCTGCTCAGCCGCGCCCGCGGCCGGGCCACCACCCCTCCGAAAGGCGAACAATGACCGCCCTCTACACCGCCTCCGCCACCGCCACCGCGACCGGCGACGGCCGCAGCGGCCACGTCCGCTCCAGCGACGGCGTCCTCGACCTCGACCTCGCCATCCCGAAGGAGCTCGGCGGCCCCGGCGGCCAGCTCACCAACCCCGAGCAGCTCTTCGCCGCCGGCTACGCCGCCTGCTTCCACAGCGCCCTCAAGCGCGTCGCCGCCAACCAGAAAATCACCCTCACCGACACCGCCATCACCGTCGACGTCGGCATCGGCCCGCTGCCCACCGGCGGCTTCGGCCTCACCGCCACCATCGAAGCCGAACTGCCCGGCCTCGACGAGACCACCGCCAAGGCCCTGCTCGACGCCGCCCACCAGCTCTGCCCCTACTCCAACGCCACCCGCGGCAACGTCGACGTCCAGATCACCCTCGCCTGACCGCCCTCTCTCCCATGCCGGGCCGCGCACCTGCGCGGCCCGGCATTTTTCCCTGCGAAATCCCGGCCCCGAATGTCGTATCCGGCCCAGCCCGTTCGTGTAGACCACGAAAGAGCCCGCACACACGACGAGGAGCCACACCATGCGCCAGTACCTGCTCGCCATGTACCAGCCCGTCGGCGACCCGCCCCCACCCGAAACCCTCGAACCGATCATGAAAGAACTCGCCACCCTCAACGACGAGATGAAAGCCACCGGCGCCTGGCTCTACACCACCGCCCTGCACCCCACCGCCACCGCCACCGTCGTCCGCGACAACAACGGCGAACCCCTGCTCACCGACGGCCCCTACGCCGAAGGCAGAGAACACCTCGGCGGCTTCACCGCCATCAACGCCCCCGACCTCGACGCCGCCCTCGCCTGGGCCGCCCGCATGGCCCGCATCACCGGCCTGCCCATCGAGGTCCGCCCCATCGCCTTCACCGGCTGAAACCCGCGGACACGGCCATGACCGACACCCTCGCAACAATCTTCACCACCGAGTACGGCCGGGCCGTGTCCGTCCTCATCCGCACCTTCGGCGACATCGACCTCGCCGAAGACGCCGTCCAGGACGCCTTCACCACCGCCCTGCACACCTGGCCCCGCGACGGCATCCCACCCAGCCCCGCCGGCTGGATCATCACCACCGCCCGCCACCACGCCATCGACCGGCTACGCCGCGACACCACCCGCCGGCACAAACACACCCAGGCCCACGAACTCTGGCCCACCGAACCCGACGACAACGCCGCAGCGGTACCCGACGACCGGCTCCGGCTCATCTTCACCTGCTGCCACCCGGCCCTCGCCCCGGCCGCCCACATCGCCCTCACCCTCAGGCTGCTCGGCGGCCTCACCACACCCGAGATCGCCCACGCCTTCCTCGTCCCGGAGACCACCATGGCCCAGCGCCTCACCCGCGCCAAAGCCAAGATCCGCGACGCCGGCATCCCCTACCGCGTCCCCGAAGACGCCGACCTGCCCGCGCGCCTTCCCGCCGTACTCCTCGCCCTGTACTTGATCTTCAACGGGGAACGCACCGCAACCGAGGCGATCCGCCTGACCCGCATCCTCGCCGACCTCATGCCCGACGAACCCGAAGTCACCGGCCTGCTCGCCCTCATGCTGCTCACCGAAGCCCGCCGCCCCGCCCGCACCACCACCGACGGCGACCTCGTCCTGCTGGCCGACCAGGACCGCACCCGCTGGAATCCCGCCATGATCGACGAAGGACACCGGCTCGTCCGCACCTGCCTACGCCGCGACCGGCCCGGCCCCTACCAACTCCAGGCCGCCATCAACGCCGTCCACACCAGCAGCGCCCCCACCGACTGGCCCCAGATCCTCACCCTCTACGACCACCTCCACACCCTCACCCCCACACCGGTCGTCGCCATCCACCGCGCCATCGCCGTCGCCGAAGTCCACGGACCCCAAGCCGGCCTCGACGCCCTCCCCGAACTCGACCGCTACCACGTCTACCACGCCACCCGCGCCCACCTGCTGCGCCAACTCGGCCACCACACCGAAGCCGCCACCGCCTACCGGCGCGCCGCCGAACTCACCACCGACCCCGCCCAGCGCCGC includes these proteins:
- a CDS encoding organic hydroperoxide resistance protein, with the translated sequence MTALYTASATATATGDGRSGHVRSSDGVLDLDLAIPKELGGPGGQLTNPEQLFAAGYAACFHSALKRVAANQKITLTDTAITVDVGIGPLPTGGFGLTATIEAELPGLDETTAKALLDAAHQLCPYSNATRGNVDVQITLA
- a CDS encoding MarR family winged helix-turn-helix transcriptional regulator: MRESTALDQMICFQLYAASRAMTSLYRPHLDPHGLTYPQYLVLRVLWHDGPTTVRDLGRTLRLDSGTLSPLLKRLETQGHIRRERGTHDERTVVIHPTDTGLALQEAVGDLTQQLVCATGLTLDELTQLHHLLSRARGRATTPPKGEQ
- a CDS encoding YciI family protein, encoding MRQYLLAMYQPVGDPPPPETLEPIMKELATLNDEMKATGAWLYTTALHPTATATVVRDNNGEPLLTDGPYAEGREHLGGFTAINAPDLDAALAWAARMARITGLPIEVRPIAFTG
- a CDS encoding RNA polymerase sigma factor is translated as MTDTLATIFTTEYGRAVSVLIRTFGDIDLAEDAVQDAFTTALHTWPRDGIPPSPAGWIITTARHHAIDRLRRDTTRRHKHTQAHELWPTEPDDNAAAVPDDRLRLIFTCCHPALAPAAHIALTLRLLGGLTTPEIAHAFLVPETTMAQRLTRAKAKIRDAGIPYRVPEDADLPARLPAVLLALYLIFNGERTATEAIRLTRILADLMPDEPEVTGLLALMLLTEARRPARTTTDGDLVLLADQDRTRWNPAMIDEGHRLVRTCLRRDRPGPYQLQAAINAVHTSSAPTDWPQILTLYDHLHTLTPTPVVAIHRAIAVAEVHGPQAGLDALPELDRYHVYHATRAHLLRQLGHHTEAATAYRRAAELTTDPAQRRHLTRQAAELTDGGRNPEGSTATID